In Halogeometricum sp. S1BR25-6, a single genomic region encodes these proteins:
- a CDS encoding MOSC domain-containing protein has translation MSRTSEDAEFGARTGTVDRIHVVPETSGEAEPRESVEAVVDRGITGDRYYEGKGINNENPNLESSDVTLIEAEALADAAADYGVEFESGAHRRNITTRGVALNHLVGERFRVGEAVFEGTGLCEPCGHMRSLSGEDDAVEALRHRGGLDARIVESGRVAVGDDVRW, from the coding sequence ATGAGTCGCACGAGCGAGGACGCCGAGTTCGGGGCGCGCACGGGCACCGTCGACCGCATCCACGTCGTCCCGGAGACGAGCGGCGAGGCCGAACCCCGCGAGTCCGTCGAGGCCGTCGTGGACCGCGGCATAACCGGGGACAGATACTACGAGGGGAAGGGGATCAACAACGAGAATCCGAACCTCGAATCCAGCGACGTGACGCTCATCGAGGCCGAGGCGCTGGCGGACGCCGCGGCGGACTACGGCGTCGAGTTCGAGTCCGGCGCGCACCGTCGCAACATCACGACGCGGGGCGTCGCGCTGAATCACCTCGTCGGCGAACGGTTCCGCGTCGGTGAGGCCGTCTTCGAGGGGACCGGCCTCTGCGAACCGTGCGGGCACATGCGGTCGCTCTCGGGCGAGGACGACGCGGTGGAGGCGCTCAGACACCGCGGCGGCCTCGACGCCCGAATCGTCGAGTCGGGACGGGTCGCCGTCGGCGACGACGTTCGGTGGTGA
- a CDS encoding GntP family permease codes for MVAEFAHSPLLTFVVGLVVVVLLLVVWDLPAFVGLTIAAFTVGLVNAAFVPDFSLADAATQTATAFGNGMAGIGIPILMAAVIGKAMLEAGSAQRIVRGFQSVLGEDNSDVALWGSSTVLAIPVFFDSVFYLLAPLARSMRARRGKDYALYIVAVGAGGATAHVFIPPTPGPLAVASEIGVNLGMTIAVGVAVALPAATMAGLVYGRWINNRLDIPLRDAMGTSTEELMERANRSAENIPGVFESALPILLAVVLVSSFTIVDTLQSTYPVLQSIRPIVAFIGDKNVALTIAAIAAALTYLRWSELTRSQWEDELTEALKSGGNIAAITAMGGAFGALLAASGIGSYIAGSLEGVGIGLIVTAWLIAAIVRIAQGSATAAMLTTAGIMAPLTGQLTVHPAYLVMAIGAGGNICSWYNDSGFWLVKEIGGLTQAETLKTWTVLTTIISITGIVAVLVYSTVLPLA; via the coding sequence ATGGTAGCCGAATTCGCTCACAGCCCGCTTTTGACGTTCGTCGTCGGGCTCGTCGTGGTCGTATTGCTGCTCGTCGTCTGGGACCTCCCGGCGTTCGTCGGATTGACTATCGCCGCCTTCACGGTCGGACTCGTCAACGCCGCCTTCGTACCCGACTTCTCGCTCGCCGACGCCGCCACGCAGACGGCGACGGCGTTCGGGAACGGGATGGCCGGCATCGGTATTCCCATCCTGATGGCCGCGGTCATCGGCAAAGCGATGCTGGAGGCCGGGTCCGCCCAGCGCATCGTGCGCGGGTTCCAGTCGGTTCTCGGGGAGGACAACTCCGACGTCGCACTGTGGGGGAGCAGTACCGTCCTCGCCATCCCCGTCTTCTTCGACAGCGTGTTCTACCTGCTCGCGCCGCTGGCCCGTTCGATGCGGGCGCGCCGCGGGAAGGACTACGCGCTGTACATCGTCGCAGTCGGCGCCGGCGGAGCGACGGCCCACGTGTTCATCCCGCCGACGCCCGGTCCGCTGGCCGTCGCCAGCGAAATCGGCGTCAACCTCGGAATGACTATCGCCGTCGGCGTCGCCGTCGCCCTCCCGGCGGCGACGATGGCCGGACTCGTCTACGGCCGCTGGATAAACAACCGCCTCGACATCCCCCTCCGCGACGCGATGGGGACCTCCACCGAGGAGTTGATGGAGCGCGCGAACCGCTCCGCGGAGAACATCCCTGGCGTCTTCGAATCGGCGCTTCCCATCCTCCTCGCCGTCGTCCTCGTCTCCTCGTTCACCATCGTCGACACGCTCCAGTCCACGTATCCGGTGCTCCAGAGCATCAGGCCTATTGTGGCGTTCATCGGGGACAAGAACGTCGCGCTCACCATTGCGGCCATCGCGGCAGCGCTGACGTACCTCCGATGGTCCGAACTGACCCGCTCGCAGTGGGAGGACGAACTCACCGAGGCGCTGAAGAGCGGCGGTAACATCGCGGCTATCACGGCGATGGGTGGCGCCTTCGGCGCGCTGTTGGCCGCCTCCGGAATCGGCTCGTACATCGCCGGCAGTCTGGAAGGCGTCGGCATCGGCCTCATCGTGACCGCGTGGCTCATCGCCGCCATCGTCCGCATCGCGCAGGGGTCGGCGACCGCCGCGATGCTCACTACCGCCGGCATCATGGCGCCGCTGACGGGTCAACTCACCGTCCACCCCGCCTACCTCGTCATGGCCATCGGTGCGGGCGGAAACATCTGCTCGTGGTACAACGACTCGGGCTTCTGGCTCGTCAAGGAAATCGGCGGCCTCACGCAGGCGGAGACGCTGAAGACGTGGACGGTGCTCACGACCATCATCTCCATCACCGGTATCGTCGCCGTCCTCGTCTACTCGACGGTGCTCCCCCTCGCGTAG
- a CDS encoding universal stress protein: MNRALAVVEPTDASKELLREAGSLAEGVGADLVLVHATTDEEYSARRKAMESLSNASTKYTPGEARAGAAEFARDLGEEILASFDVEYEVTSSVGDKADAVLGAAEEYDCDHIFFAGRQRSPTGKALFGDATQRVILDFDGPVTVLTA, translated from the coding sequence GTGAACCGAGCACTCGCCGTCGTCGAACCGACCGACGCCTCGAAGGAACTGCTGCGCGAAGCCGGGAGCCTCGCCGAAGGCGTCGGCGCCGACCTCGTTCTGGTGCACGCGACCACCGACGAGGAGTACAGCGCCCGCCGAAAGGCGATGGAATCGCTCTCGAACGCGTCGACCAAGTATACGCCGGGGGAGGCCCGGGCGGGGGCGGCCGAGTTCGCCCGCGACTTGGGAGAGGAGATACTCGCGTCGTTCGACGTCGAGTACGAGGTCACCAGTTCGGTCGGCGACAAGGCCGACGCGGTTCTCGGGGCCGCCGAGGAGTACGACTGCGACCACATCTTCTTCGCCGGGCGGCAGCGTTCGCCCACCGGAAAGGCCCTGTTCGGCGACGCGACGCAACGGGTCATCCTCGACTTCGATGGACCCGTGACCGTCCTCACCGCCTGA
- a CDS encoding DUF7504 family protein codes for MDQGGGAGGVPGEAPELAAALDELKRRGSALLVVGSVPADVYRRVSVRMLGDGDAAPRRRLLVTNATDDERDSRLEAVERRTPEWTRIVQFAAASRGSAAASAGPTSTVSPMEPGVASDSDADADSDSGSDADADTGGDPIAHRVDGGVVELGAEVTKTVEQFDAIAGGLAPAELRVAFDCLPTLVAEYDLETGFRFAHIFANHVRIVDGMAHFWLPRERDDEAVRVLEPLFDATVELCLDGTQLRQRWHFRDSNLSSDWLVLE; via the coding sequence ATGGATCAGGGAGGTGGAGCCGGCGGCGTCCCCGGCGAGGCGCCGGAACTCGCCGCTGCGCTCGACGAGCTGAAACGGCGCGGAAGCGCGCTCCTGGTCGTCGGTTCGGTACCGGCGGACGTCTACCGGCGGGTGTCCGTGCGGATGCTCGGCGACGGGGACGCGGCGCCCAGACGTCGGCTCCTCGTGACGAACGCCACCGACGACGAACGGGACTCGCGGCTGGAGGCCGTCGAGCGCCGAACGCCCGAGTGGACTCGAATCGTTCAGTTCGCCGCCGCGTCGAGGGGGTCCGCGGCCGCCTCGGCCGGACCGACGTCGACCGTCTCGCCGATGGAACCGGGAGTGGCGTCGGACTCCGATGCCGACGCCGACTCCGACTCCGGTTCGGACGCCGACGCCGACACCGGCGGCGACCCCATCGCACACCGCGTCGACGGGGGCGTGGTCGAGTTGGGTGCCGAGGTGACCAAGACGGTCGAGCAGTTCGACGCCATCGCCGGCGGACTGGCGCCCGCGGAACTCAGGGTCGCGTTCGACTGCCTGCCGACCCTCGTCGCCGAGTACGACCTCGAAACCGGCTTCCGGTTCGCGCACATCTTCGCGAACCACGTCCGCATCGTCGACGGCATGGCGCACTTTTGGCTCCCGCGCGAGCGAGACGACGAGGCCGTCCGCGTGCTCGAACCGCTGTTCGACGCGACGGTCGAACTCTGCCTCGACGGAACCCAGTTGCGCCAGCGCTGGCACTTCCGCGACAGCAACCTCTCGTCGGATTGGCTCGTGCTGGAATGA
- a CDS encoding DUF7503 family protein: protein MSEDDANAVAQYLTDHPRMMGVLFTALLLLSQAGSVAAGNNVGISGP from the coding sequence ATGTCCGAAGATGACGCGAACGCTGTCGCACAGTACCTGACCGACCACCCGCGCATGATGGGCGTCCTGTTCACGGCCCTGCTGCTGCTATCGCAGGCGGGGTCCGTCGCGGCGGGGAACAACGTCGGTATCTCGGGTCCGTAA